TATTTTCaattcttatttatgtttataaactTACTTTTCCATACtatgatattttcttgattagtatTAGATATGTAGACATATATAAAATTTCTGAAAATGGCCATGAAAGTCAATATTGTTCAGCTTGAAATCTACAAACTATcacttattaatattttttcattgtCACTTCTCTGTGAATAAATTTCTTTAatggtaaaacaaaaaattacatttataaatagacattttccaaaaagaaaaacaatcaatataatgaaatgttttccagTATAATGTTTGCTGTTGTAAGAGATAAAAGGCAATGttacataataaaagcaaaaagataATGAATCCCAAAATAGTGTTCATTATTTGGtaatcataataaatatttttaacattctaTGTGTGATTAGGTTATTGATTCACAGTAGTTCTAATGAGATATTTGAAAAGATACTTATGTGAAAATTATAGAAATGTAGAgttatataattacattataatctaatatttttgggaaaagattttcatagCTACCCTGAAAGAGTAAGTTTTTTTTAAGGTTGTAGCCATTGGTTAACAGACTACACTCCAGTTGAAAGCCACACATCTAAGAATAAATAGACAGCAAAAACTGTACTTGATAAATtttaaaccaataaataaaaaggagcatTAAAGTTAGGTAAACAAGTAATTGGAGTAGATCTGGGAGAAGTTTGGAGAGGATTTCAATGTGCTAAAATTTACATTTcattatcaaaatgaaaaaaacaaaaaaatcagtgattATATAATATGTTCCCACTATGTGCTTATATGATAAAAGTTATATGAAGCACACAgatgttatatttattttcagacaggAGGTATCTTGGAAGTGGCCTAAAATCAATTAAAGTATACatttagaaataattaaaatgtgaggCATTATGATCTGATGGAAGTGAGGTATTCTGAGGAAAAATAAGATCTAGTTTGTAATGGAAGCACAATCTAATTCGTGTAAAGAAAAATtcatagaaaaaatagaaaacttaaaaattaaaattgtaaacatgtaaacaaacatatcaatggactttgggagcccagtccacatggagggatgttctctcagcctagacatatgggggagagcctgggccctgccccaatgatatgatggactgttgatcccccatggagggcttcaccctccctgggtagcagaggagggatagggtggagggagagggagatggggttgacatgtgaagcaggcttgcttctaatgtaaataaaataaatgcaaacaaaaaagaaagggctCTGGATTTTTAAGAACATGAAAATGAAGTACTGTTTGGTGaacaagaaaaaacacaagagTTCCAGAGAAGGTTAAATTCTCCAACTTTAATACTCCTCTATGATACATTTTTATCTTTGGAGAAGAGAAGGATATATTGAAGCTTTGAATTGTCTCAACTGGGTTAGTTCatgtgaaaatttttaattaaaacagtttgaaaacaaaacaagatggaacaacaataaaggaaatgagttaaaaattataaagagctgggtggtggtggtggtgcacacctttaatcccagcacttgggaggaagaggcaggtggatctcggtgagttcaagatctgcctggtctacaagagctagttccacgatagcctccaaagtcacagagaaaccctgtctcaaaaaaacaacaaaaaaattataaagaaaagtttGCTGAATTAACAGAAAGCCCTCATACCATAAGATGTATcatatttacattaattttagGGCACTGTACATGTGCTGTATTTTAGTTCTTAGAAGTCTGGAGAAATTATGAACCACAATAAAAGGCTAATGATGCGACATAGCACAGAAAGGCACAATTGTGTTGATAGAactgaaaggaaagaaggaggaagagtaggaagaaggaaaatggagatgtacaaggagaggaaggggagaaaaagaaagagaagcatgaCACTAGCAAGGTCTCACACCTACTTTCCATTGATTTTCCTCCTGCTTGGTTGGATGTTATTGAGATTCTAGAGCCTCCTAAAATAGAACTAACAGTGGGAGTCTAACACCTGAGCCTGTAGAgtaatatttcatattcaaaccatgacCAGTCTGgataaaataatttcctttctttttctagaatAGAAGATAACTTTTCTTGAATTCCTTGTGAATGGCCTAATGTGCACAAGTAATCTGATTCTCGTGTCACTTAAGCCTAGGGTAAAATCAGAAAGGATAAAAAGTTTAGGTGAAATCTGACAACAATTGTATTAGTAAGATACAAATAGGAATGGAATTTTGAATAATATGAAGTATGGAAAGAAACGTGTTATATTGCTATGTAGTAGTGTAGCAGAAAGGAAACGAGTGATATAAAGGTGAGATTGTGGAAAGGTAAGTTTTTCATACGTAATAATATTTGAGGAACAGAACTACAACCAGAAACCAGGTACAGGGTACAATCTTTagaagaaagatgagaaaataaGAACACCATCCAAGTAACTGACATCAAGAAAACTCATGATAAAAATATTCTTGGATATAGTCAGTATATACATTAGATATCAAAGTGCCCAGAGCATATTAGGGAAACAACGTctgtcttaattttctttaaaaggagttCATGGTATTTACTCTCCTTAAAAACAATTTAGTGCTTGTAAATGCACCCTGACCCCAGAGGACCATGATCATTGCTCCATCTGGGATGGATCTATGGTGAGCTCTAATTCCAGCTCCTGTTAGCAGAGCATGTATGTATCTGCACATCAAAGGCAGCTCTCTGGAGAACAAGCACCTTTTAAACTGGAAGAATGAAAACTGAAATGCTgatgggaaagaagaaataaggCTGCACCCAAATATACAAATTTATAGAATTATGAGACCTTCAGAAAGGTAATATTCCATTCTAAGAATATCCATAATAGAGCTAAGAAAAATAATAGTCATAgacatatacaaagaaataatcCTTTCAAAAATGTTACGTAGTATACCTTTCAACCAAATAAAGAACTGACATTCTGAATTAGATTTGCAATAGCATTGTAAATGACCAGAACATATCGCAGCTATGTAAAGGGATCCCTACTGTTTTCTATTTAGCATTATGGTTTGAGCAATCACAGTATGACTTGTGGGAGGAAGAATATTTAGGAGTAAAGTAGAAATATGCCTTACTTAAGATGAATAAGACCTCATGGTTTTAAAAGGGAGTGAACAGGTAGACATGGGAGGAACTCAAAGgagggaactaagagaagttGAAATAAGTGGAAAATGGGTAATATGATATGATTatatcttaattaaaataaaaatatcaaaattttaaaaataaacaaaagaaagaaaatccagtcTTGGTGTTTCAGTGATTTTTTAACTGTATATTTCAGTTGCGTAGTATGTACAGGACCTGAAAAAGGTATTCCTTAAGAGActgttttttacatttaaaaatggcttaaTTACTTGGAAAATtgttgataaaataaataatctggTGCCAATATTTGAGCTGGATCATTACAATATCAACTTCCACATTGAGAAATTTAAACTTATAAATAAATCAATTGACCCAATGATTACATTTCAATAAACAAGATGTAcataatttttaatcattttgaaagtaataaaattataaagttcCAATGAgaccacagaaaacaaataatgtCCATGTGAGGTAATACAGCAAAGAATCAAAGGAACACAGATGAAATTCTGTTAGTTCTAAATTCTGTAAGGAAGATGAAAAAGAAGTGGGCAGGAGCCATCATCAAAAGACTATGAGAGAAAAAAGATACTATTCAAAGAAGCATCATGTGGTTGATGAATGACGTAAAATTTATACCCCTCAATTTAGGACATAGAAAAGTAGATACATAAGTAATAAGGATgagttttcttatttaatttgaTAGTGTAATTATGTTATGTCTTTAATTAAATGCTATACTGGATCTACATTTACTGtgaaataatgaacaaaatagCAATTCTTGCTTGGGTGACTGATGATTTGTTACTTTGTTTAAGGTCTATCTGCCTCTGATTCTGTaccccaggtactgggattaaaggcatgcaccactatgtctGAAAAGTTTAGTGATCATAGTCTTCCCATTACCTTTTTTTTCTACATTCTCCAAAATGGGAaactgagacatgagacataaagCATACAAATCAGGAACTGAATACCTATTACAGCTATAAATACATAACATAAAAAGGTATGAGAAGAATCTACAGTGAGAACAAAATCACTAGAGATAAAGCCAGAAGCAATAATACTGCTAAAAAAACACCCATGATTTTTAAggtttcttgatttttattggaaaaattataataatttgaaTAATTATGTAAATACTTTTATGAAGTCCATGTCAAACTcagaaatttccaaataaaactGTATAGCTACTAAAGCATTTAAGTAGGTCAATGGTCTCTATATTTACACAAGTCATAGAGTGCATACaccattttatgaaatatttaaccAGACTGTAAATTATAATGAGAAATGCAGGACTCAATATTCGTAATTTCATTAATATTATATTCCACATATGTATTACTACTAAGTTGTAAAGCATGTTACTGAGGTACACCTATAACCCTTCAATTGAGATGAACTTATTTCAAAATTCTCACTGAAATTACATTTTAAGATGGAACATAAACATACAAAATTAGCAGACAATGTTTTATAAACGTGGAGTCAATGATTTTTCACACCAAAGTGCAAAGCCAAATTTATGTAAATTACCTGGAAGAATCAGACTTTTAAAGAAATCCAAAGTATTGGTGATGTGTAGCTGACTGTATCTTTTGTGTTCAAAACATAATATAGTGAGTTAGttatgaataaaataacaaaagcttTGCACTCAGGGAGAGGTATGTTAGAATATCCATGTCTCTGCTGCAGCATCCATGATGTTACTATGCTATCTGAAAGATTTCTGTCAAAACTGGAAAGCTTTTGTGACTTTTCTAGCAAAGAACTAATGGCTTTTCTAGGTTTGGAGCAACTAACTAACTGTCCTTCAGTACCTCATATAAAATGATATGAACtgaaatatagttttaaattcaaaatgcaaatataaaaagaaatagcttGTGCATTAATCTCTGCAGTGATTAATATATGCAAAAACAATGTAACTTGAGATAAACTGAGTGTCTTAGAGAAGGTACAGAAGAGATGAAAAGTAAAATTTTTCAAAGTTAAGCTTAAAACAAGTTAACATGTATGTTAGGAAATTCCATGTGAGTAAAGAAAACTAACTGTTCTCATCAAATCTTGGAGAGACCACACTGCTCGGCCCTGTAGAGGATCAAAAAGTCTGCAGAGATCCACTGAAAGGGACCACTGCTGTTGCAAATCTCCTAAGGTCAAGTTCTGAGATAGAAAAACTGAAGACACAGCTAGTGgtctgtctaaaaaataaaaggctttttttttcagagtactCAGGTAGCTAGAAAAGTATCTTCCTagagacattaaaaaagaaacgAACATTTTAGAAATGGgcttaaggaaaataaatgtttgccttttaagtatttctaaaataaaagtgaaaataaaccaaaagaacTGGAATTATGTTGAAAatgttcttcattttaatttgatgACTATGAAAAGACAATTTATAATTCAAAGAAACTCTAAATGAAGGGGAGTAAAGATAcacaatattttattgtatacaaATGTTAACAAAGCTTTCTTCGAGTGAGTTCACTATATTCTTGATTTATAAAGAGACTTTAATTCAGGGCACACTCTTCCGTAGTAGTATATCTAAGGCATATAGCACATACATAACACCCATGGGAATCAActaacatattttttatttttttacagttttatttctcACTTGTTTTCAGAGTTGATTGTAACCACTTTAGCAAAGCATGCACACTCTACGAGGAGGACTTCATCCACAAACAGTGGGCAGTGCTTCCATGGGGCCAGCTAATAAGTCCCAACTCTCTCCAAGCACCTTCTGGCTGATGGGCATCCCAGGACTGGAGCACCTCCATGTCTGGATTGGATTCCCTTCTGCTCCATGTACATAGTGGCTGTGATGGGGAACGTGACAATCCTGGCTGTGGTGAGAGCAGAGCGCAGCCTCCACGAACCCATGTTCCTCTTCCTGTGCATGCTGTCTGTCACTGACCTGGTCCTCTCCACGTCTACACTGCCACGCATGCTGTGTCTCTTCTGGATGGGAGCTCATGACTTTGCCTTTGATGCTTGCCTTACTCAAATGTTCTTCATCCACAGCTTCACTGCCATGGAATCTGGCTTTTTCTTGGCCATGGCCATTGATCGCTATGTGGCTATTTGTGACCCCCTGCGCCATGCCACAATTCTCACCCACAGTCGCATTGCCCAAATGGGAGTAGCTGTGGTTCTGAGGGGAGTAGGCTTCTTCACCCCACACCCCATTCTGCTCAAGCAGCTTCCCTACTGCAGATCTCGAATCATTGCACACAcctactgtgagttcatggctgTAGTGAAGCTTGCATGTGTGGACATAGGCGCCACCAAGCGTTACAGTCTCACTGTTGCTTTTGGTATTGGCTCCTGTGATTGTTTCTTCATTGCAATCTCCTATGTTCTGATCCTCCGTGCGGTTTTTCACCTTCCATCTCGCGAAGCAAGTCTTAAAGCTCTAGGCACCTGTGGCTCTCATGTCTGTGTCATTGTTGTTTTCTATTCCACAGCTGGGTTTACCTTCCTGACCCACCGTTTTGGCCACCATGTGGCCCCCCAAATCCATATTCTAATAGCCAATATGTACCTATTGGTTCCACCATTTCTTAATCCCATTGTTTATGGTGTTAGGACCAAGAAAATCCGAGACTACCTTCTTGGTACTCTAAGAGTAAAAGGTAACTGATCATGGTGAATTTGTTTGAAAACATAGTAatagaaatcaaaagaaagaattcaaataatTAGTCATTTTCTCATTATGGAATTTTTGGGGAAttcaaacattaatttttaatgttaagGAATTACTACAAATAGCAATCCCAAATTATGATGAAGTTGGTAGTTGTGATATTTTGTGTACTTTGCTTACAGTAACATATTTTAGAACTTGATGATAAGTAAATGCAGTATTTTTCTTGCCCATCCTTCAAACCTGAGGATAACAGCTTATCTTAGAACAGGAAGTGATCCAAAAGGAAGGAAACGTATGGCCATTCTAA
The DNA window shown above is from Cricetulus griseus strain 17A/GY chromosome 3, alternate assembly CriGri-PICRH-1.0, whole genome shotgun sequence and carries:
- the LOC100763717 gene encoding LOW QUALITY PROTEIN: olfactory receptor 52M1-like (The sequence of the model RefSeq protein was modified relative to this genomic sequence to represent the inferred CDS: inserted 1 base in 1 codon), giving the protein MGPANKSQLSPSTFWLMGIPGLEHLHVWIGXPFCSMYIVAVMGNVTILAVVRAERSLHEPMFLFLCMLSVTDLVLSTSTLPRMLCLFWMGAHDFAFDACLTQMFFIHSFTAMESGFFLAMAIDRYVAICDPLRHATILTHSRIAQMGVAVVLRGVGFFTPHPILLKQLPYCRSRIIAHTYCEFMAVVKLACVDIGATKRYSLTVAFGIGSCDCFFIAISYVLILRAVFHLPSREASLKALGTCGSHVCVIVVFYSTAGFTFLTHRFGHHVAPQIHILIANMYLLVPPFLNPIVYGVRTKKIRDYLLGTLRVKGN